The region CTGAAATCTGCTCCATTTTTCTCCATTACAGCCTTTAAAACAGCTTCTTCCGATGGTGAACCCCATCCACCATAAACTTTTCCTTCAAAATCTTTAACCGAATTAATGTTTTTGCTTTTAGGTGCTGCAAAGCCAGAAGTATTATGCTCCATTAATGTTGCAACAGCTTTAATAGGTAGAGGATTTTTGCTTGTTAAAGCATAAGTTACATCCTCCTGGTCACTTACTCCAAAATCACCTTTACCTGTTGCAATGAGATTAGTGACATTTCCGTCAGAAGGCTGAATTATTTTAACATCAAGTCCTTCTTCTTTGTAATATCCTTTATTTAAAGCAACATACATACCTGTGTGATTTGTATTTGGTGTCCAATCCAATATTACATTTGTTTTTTCTAAGCTTGTCTTTTTTGAACCATTTGTGCATCCAACCATCATTGAAGTTGCCATTACTAGAGCCGCCGCCAAAGCAATTATTCTATTTCTTTTCACGTAAATCTCTCCTTATTTCCAATGTATTATCCTCTTTCCAATAAAATCTACAATATAAATTAGCAATATACTTATAACCACTATAACAATAATTGAAGCAAAAACTTTATCAAGTGCATATGCGTTTTTAGCCCTCACCATGTAAACTCCTATACCATTGTCTCCTCCAAGCCATTCACCTATTACAGCTGCCATAATCATATATGTACAAGCTATCTTAAGTCCTGAAAACAAATTCACCATAGCTGATGGAAGTTTCAAATGATAAAATATCTGAAGTTTTGATGCCTTCATTGTAGTAAATAAATTAATATAATCCTTATCAATTTTTTCAAAACCATCCATAAGACTTATTACTATTGGGAAAAAACAGGTTATAACAACAACTACAATTTTAGGCATTGGTCCAAAACCAAACCATATTATGAATAAAGGTGCAACTGCTATGGTTGGTATAGTTTGAGATATCACAAGAATAGGATAAAGTGCCTTCTTTATTATTTCAAAACTGTCCATTATAACTGCAAGTATAAAAGCGAATATTATGGATATAACGAATCCCACAAGTGCCTCATATATTGTGATTTTTGCATTTTGCATTATAACACCAAATTCACTAATTAACGTTCCAAAAATATCCTTAGGAGATGGAATTATATACTGAGGAATATTTTTTAAATCAACTATGCCTTCCCATATCATAATTGCAACTATTAAAGTAGCTATAGGGTATATTTTATTCTTTGTACTTTCCAACTTTTTCATCCATAGTCACGCCTTCAGCTTTATAGTCTATTTTTACAACAGATGCAACCCTCGCTGAACCTGCATTTATACATATTTCCTGTGCTTTTTTCACTATGTCCATAAGAGTATCTAAATCACCTTCCATAGTAGTTTCCATTGGACCAACTATGTGTTTTACCCCTGTAGATTTTATGTACTCTATTACCTTATCAACAACTGAATATAATCTTTCCTCTTCCACAACTGGAAGTACCTGCAAACTTACATTTACAACTGGTTTCATAATAATATTCCCTCTTTCTTCGTATAAAAAAATAAAAGCACTATAAAATATAGTGCTTTTTGAACTAACTATTAATAAGCTTTCCTTCGTCGGAATTAACCGAATCAGGTTCAAAGGGTTAAAGTTTAAAACTTCTCTCAGCCTAAAGGCACCCCTAGCACTAGTACATATGAAATTATCAACACATTTATGCTAACATTTATTCTGTCAAATGTAAAGAGTTTATTAAATTTCCTATCTATTTAACTCTTCCAATATCGTTTCTATAGTAAATCCCCTCGAAATTAATTTTCTTTATGTCACTATATGCTTTTTCTATAGCTTCATCCAAATTCTTTCCTCTAGCAGAAGCACATAAAACTCTTCCCCCTGAAGTCTTATAAACTCCGTCTTCTAATTTAACTCCAGCACAAAATACCTTATCGTCTACATCGTGTATTCCTGTTATTTCAAAGCCTGTATTATATTTTTTAGGGTATCCCTTAGATGCAGCAACAACACAGCATGCATTTCCTTCATACCATTGAACTTTAAAATCAGAAAGCTTTTTGTCTAAAGCTGCATTTATAATATCAACTAAATCACTCTTCATAAGATAAAGTACTACTTGAGTTTCAGGATCTCCAAGTCTTACATTGTATTCAAGAAGATATACTCCCTTTTTAGTTATCATAAGCCCAAAAAATATTATCCCTGTAAAATCCATTTTTTCTTCCTGTATTCCAACAAGAGTAGGTTTTAAAATATCATTGTGGAAGCTCTTAAGTACTTCTTCTGTGCAGTATGGATTTGGAGAAATAGCTCCCATTCCACCTGTGTTAGGTCCCTTATTGTCATCAAAGATTTGTTTATGATCCTTCGCTGATAGAAAAGGAATTATAGTTTTGCCATCTGTAATAGATAAAATAGAAGCTTCTACTCCTTCTAAATATTCTTCTATTACAACTTTCTGACCTGAACCTTTAAATACATCCTCAACCATAAATGATTTTATAGTTTCCTCTGCTATTCTGTAATCCTCGCAAATTACAACACCTTTTCCTGCTGCCAATCCATCTGCCTTTATAACTATAGGATATGAGCATTTCTTTAAATATGAAAGTGAGCTTTCTGCATCTTCAAAAACCGCATATTCTGCTGTTTTAACATTGTATTTTTTCATAAAATCCTTAGAGAAAGCCTTACTTCCTTCAAGCTGTGCTCCAAATTTACTAGGTCCAAATATTTTAAGACCCTTCTTTTTAAATTCATCAACTATTCCATCTACAAGAGGAGCTTCTGGTCCGACTACAGTTAAATCTATACTGCTTTTAACTGCAAACTCCAAAAGTTCATCTGTTTTATTTAAGTTTAC is a window of Clostridium pasteurianum DNA encoding:
- a CDS encoding MTH1187 family thiamine-binding protein, whose translation is MKPVVNVSLQVLPVVEEERLYSVVDKVIEYIKSTGVKHIVGPMETTMEGDLDTLMDIVKKAQEICINAGSARVASVVKIDYKAEGVTMDEKVGKYKE
- the purD gene encoding phosphoribosylamine--glycine ligase, with protein sequence MKILLIGSGGREHAMAWKMAQNSSVEKIYCAPGNGGTAKENKCENVNLNKTDELLEFAVKSSIDLTVVGPEAPLVDGIVDEFKKKGLKIFGPSKFGAQLEGSKAFSKDFMKKYNVKTAEYAVFEDAESSLSYLKKCSYPIVIKADGLAAGKGVVICEDYRIAEETIKSFMVEDVFKGSGQKVVIEEYLEGVEASILSITDGKTIIPFLSAKDHKQIFDDNKGPNTGGMGAISPNPYCTEEVLKSFHNDILKPTLVGIQEEKMDFTGIIFFGLMITKKGVYLLEYNVRLGDPETQVVLYLMKSDLVDIINAALDKKLSDFKVQWYEGNACCVVAASKGYPKKYNTGFEITGIHDVDDKVFCAGVKLEDGVYKTSGGRVLCASARGKNLDEAIEKAYSDIKKINFEGIYYRNDIGRVK
- a CDS encoding ABC transporter permease, with the protein product MKKLESTKNKIYPIATLIVAIMIWEGIVDLKNIPQYIIPSPKDIFGTLISEFGVIMQNAKITIYEALVGFVISIIFAFILAVIMDSFEIIKKALYPILVISQTIPTIAVAPLFIIWFGFGPMPKIVVVVITCFFPIVISLMDGFEKIDKDYINLFTTMKASKLQIFYHLKLPSAMVNLFSGLKIACTYMIMAAVIGEWLGGDNGIGVYMVRAKNAYALDKVFASIIVIVVISILLIYIVDFIGKRIIHWK